The genome window TCAATTCCTTTAAAGGACTGGGCGGCGCCTATGCCATCGGGACGTACCTGGCCCATAGATTGGGATCGGACATACGGGAACTACCTTACGAAACCATGATCTCCCCTGAGATCAGGAAGCAGCTGGGCGAGATCACTTTTGCTTCCACCACCGACGGCAATCACGGGAGAGGTGTCGCATGGACCGCCCAAAAACTGGGTCAGAAATGCGTGATCTTTATGCCGAAGGGATCCTCGCCGGAGCGGCTGGCCCATATCCGCGCACTGGGTGCGGAGGCAACGATCACGGACCTGAACTACGATGACACGATCCGTATGGCAGCGGCGCTTGCCGAAAAAAACGGCTGGGTGACGGTACAGGACAAGGACTGGGAAGGCTATACGGATATTCCTCTGTGGATCATGCAGGGATATGCAGTGATGGCCCTGGAGTGCTTCGAAGCACTGGAAGCCCGGAAGATCAAGCCCACTCATGTTTTTTTGCAGGCCGGCGTAGGCTCCATGGCTGCTGCCGTGACGGGTCTCCTCGCAGACGTCTACGGGGCGGATCGTCCGAAAGTCATCATTATTGAATCG of Deltaproteobacteria bacterium contains these proteins:
- a CDS encoding diaminopropionate ammonia-lyase — protein: NSFKGLGGAYAIGTYLAHRLGSDIRELPYETMISPEIRKQLGEITFASTTDGNHGRGVAWTAQKLGQKCVIFMPKGSSPERLAHIRALGAEATITDLNYDDTIRMAAALAEKNGWVTVQDKDWEGYTDIPLWIMQGYAVMALECFEALEARKIKPTHVFLQAGVGSMAAAVTGLLADVYGADRPKVIIIESDQADCYYRTAAADDGSLHLVSGEMDTIMAGLACGEPTNLGWPILRDHTEGFISLEDPVTATGMRILAAPVPGDPRVISGESGAVGVGLCYHLMLDERYKDLRTALAMDADSAVLCFSTEGDTDQVNYRRIVWEGAWAKEAKEEKGKTIV